A window of the Ogataea parapolymorpha DL-1 chromosome V, whole genome shotgun sequence genome harbors these coding sequences:
- a CDS encoding Component of the ESCRT-I complex (Stp22p, Srn2p, Vps28p, and Mvb12p), which is involved in ubiquitin gives MEQLAYAPATSRSVSESLIRRAKQSLDHEIPLFESNRQRDRTESLAELYSIIVAINVLEKSFIKDKFHDNEEYYTNTVMRLINQYNLILKDDEIKKEFDDLDKFVQRLQLDCPLAVKRIQIGLPATATQSHGSSAAVNLAPSASGSEIALKGKAIAEATGSFITLMDAIKLNYNNKEQLHPLLTDIVTSTNKVFGDYDGRAKLVQWLIKLNNLKLNESLTEEELKEFLWDIDVAYKGFFSLLE, from the coding sequence ATGGAACAATTGGCGTACGCCCCAGCAACGTCGCGCTCGGTCTCGGAGAGCCTGATCCGCCGCGCCAAGCAGTCTCTAGACCATGAGATCCCCCTCTTTGAGTCGAATCGCCAAAGAGACCGCACCGAGTCGCTTGCAGAACTGTACTCCATCATAGTGGCGATCAacgttctggagaaatctttcatcaaggacaaatTCCACGACAATGAAGAGTACTACACGAACACGGTTATGCGACTGATTAACCAGTATAACCTCATTCTCAAGGAcgacgaaatcaagaaagaatTCGACGACCTGGATAAATTCGTACAGCGTTTGCAATTGGACTGTCCTCTGGCCGTGAAACGCATCCAAATCGGCCTCCCGGCAACCGCCACCCAATCGCACGGCTCTTCAGCAGCCGTGAACCTCGCTCCGTCCGCCAGCGGAAGCGAGATCGCGCTCAAGGGCAAAGCAATTGCCGAGGCAACGGGCTCTTTTATTACGCTAATGGACGCAATCAAGCTCAATTACAACAATAAAGAACAACTCCACCCGTTGCTCACTGACATCGTGACCAGCACAAACAAGGTGTTTGGCGACTACGACGGTCGCGCCAAGCTCGTGCAATGGCTGATCAAGCTCAATAATTTAAAGCTGAATGAGTCGCTCACCGAAgaagagctgaaggagTTTCTCTGGGACATCGACGTGGCTTACAAGGGCTTCTTTAGTTTGCTTGAATGA
- a CDS encoding 1,3-beta-glucanosyltransferase GAS3 — protein MLGYKSLLSVLCSLSVTSAMIPIEIIGNRFIKPAVDARDAGEVFFVTGVDYQPGGSSGYQDSNPTDVLSDAEACYRDAYVLQNLGSKVNVIRVYTVNPELNHDECMSIFNSAGIYVMIDVNSPLSGESLDRYNPSQSYTYSYMERVFKMVDAFKNYPNLLGFFSGNEVINDAKSAGVDPKYLRAVQRDIKQYIENNANRTIPVGYSAADVLEDGLREVTLEYMLCSIDGDEDDLSKSDFFGINSYEWCSGVSDWASSGYGELNKTISNSTIPVFFSEYGCITKTPRTFDEVSEGVYGGLVNTLSGGLIYEYSTEANDYGLVEIASNGSVTIKKDYDNLKSQLENSTIPTIYSDEVSKARIVTCDKAYLKSLSSVFDVDFDLPDAPDGVEDMILYGANNSNVGKIVDIDIRASNYTIFDTDGTEITSAVISVASTNTINSQTGTSASGSVHHPSTTSSASSASSVSPTSSSSRGQGNRNAQCAGLLSGLTVALLALL, from the coding sequence ATGTTGGGATATAAATCTTTGCTGAGCGTTCTTTGCTCGCTTTCTGTCACCAGTGCCATGATTCCTATCGAAATAATTGGAAATCGGTTCATCAAGCCAGCCGTGGACGCAAGAGACGCCGGCGAGGTTTTCTTCGTCACCGGAGTCGACTATCAGCCAGGCGGATCTTCAGGCTACCAGGACTCCAACCCCACCGACGTTCTTTCCGACGCAGAGGCCTGCTACAGAGACGCTTACGTCTTGCAGAACCTGGGCTCGAAAGTCAACGTTATCAGAGTTTACACCGTGAACCCTGAGCTCAACCACGACGAGTGCATGTCCATCTTCAACTCTGCGGGCATATACGTCATGATCGATGTCAACTCGCCGCTCTCGGGCGAGTCTCTGGACAGATACAACCCAAGCCAATCGTACACTTACTCCTACATGGAGAGGGTGTTCAAGATGGTTGACGCTTTCAAAAACTACCCTAACCTGCTCGGATTCTTCAGTGGTAACGAGGTCATCAACGACGCAAAGTCCGCTGGAGTCGATCCAAAGTATCTCCGTGCCGTTCAGAGAGACATCAAGCAGTACATCGAAAATAACGCCAACAGAACCATCCCTGTTGGCTACTCTGCCGCCGACGTTTTGGAAGATGGACTCAGAGAGGTCACCTTGGAGTACATGCTTTGCTCTAtcgacggcgacgaggacgatctTTCCAAGTCCGACTTCTTTGGTATCAACTCTTACGAATGGTGTTCTGGCGTGTCCGACTGGGCTTCTTCCGGCTACggcgagctcaacaaaaccaTTTCGAACTCCACAATCCCTGTGTTTTTCTCTGAGTACGGCTGCATCACCAAAACCCCGCGAACTTTCGACGAAGTGAGCGAGGGTGTCTATGGGGGACTGGTCAACACCTTAAGCGGTGGCCTGATTTACGAGTACTCGACAGAAGCTAATGACTACGGTCTGGTGGAAATTGCAAGCAATGGTTCTGTCACCATCAAGAAAGACTACGACAACCTCAAGTCGCAGCTCGAGAACTCGACTATTCCAACAATCTACTCTGACGAGGTGTCGAAGGCCAGAATCGTCACATGTGACAAGGCTTATTTGAAATCGCTCTCCTCAGTCTTTGACGTCGACTTTGATCTTCCTGACGCCCCAGACGGAGTTGAGGATATGATTCTGTATGGTGCCAACAACTCGAATGTCGGTAAAATCGTGGACATCGACATTAGAGCCTCGAATTACACTATTTTCGATACCGATGGCACGGAGATCACTTCTGCGGTCATTTCGGTGGCCTCTACAAACACCATCAACAGTCAGACCGGCACGTCCGCATCCGGCAGTGTTCACCATCCTTCCACAACGTCGTCTGCGTCGTCGGCCTCTTCAGTGTCGCCAAcgtcttcgtcctccagAGGACAGGGTAACCGCAATGCCCAATGTGCGGGTCTGCTCTCGGGCCTGACCGTTGCCCTTTTGGCCTTGTTGTAG
- a CDS encoding Nuclear protein localization protein 4, translated as MSLVLRFRSKDGMFRLNTSQNASFGSVLDQLASRLPPFKPESLRLASSPSDQGQLALDIKDQSVQGLNLKHGDMLYLTYEPAEASKSVGISEVKETNTVKQLPIDDIYDKEEGLIPRKRTSLCKHTDKGMCEYCSPLPPWDKGYQQEHNIKHISFHAHINELNSLTNRKESGSSYISPLSESNFKINKNCPAGHDPWPKGICSKCQPSAVTLQRQNFRMVDHVEFQDSEIINEFINAWRLSGTQRIGLMLGSYDRYEKVPLGIKAKVEAIYELPQVDQEDGIILQNWEEEQQILSLIRKLDLQPVGIIFTDLLDAGSGNGSVICKRHKDSFFLSSLEAIFAIKWQLKFPNICKWSDSGIFSSKFVTCVISGNTSGEIDIEAYQISESGEGLVKADLISPSTHPNEVYINEQNDERYVPEIFYQKINEYGLQVKQHATPSFPVEYLLVSLTHGFPERSSPFFKAGASNKFPIENRAYIGESASMPDLKNYLSSINGDDMSVLATLLSNFHLLVYFTLNQDILSGHEYELLVEITRKIGKGEEALPDCYKLVDSDGWRTLQTILQVGY; from the exons ATGTCATTG GTTCTTAGATTCAGATCCAAAGACGGCATGTTTCGTCTAAACACCAGCCAAAATGCCAGTTTTGGCTCGGTACTCGACCAATTGGCCTCAAGGTTGCCCCCATTTAAACCAGAATCACTTAGATTGGCCTCCAGTCCCAGTGATCAGGGACAGCTGGCGTTGGATATCAAGGATCAGTCAGTCCAGGGACTGAATCTCAAGCATGGAGATATGCTTTATTTGACCTACGAGCCGGCTGAGGCCAGTAAGTCAGTCGGCATCAGCGAAGTCAAGGAAACAAACACAGTCAAGCAGCTGCCTATCGATGACATCTATGACAAAGAGGAAGGTCTGAttccaagaaaaaggacCTCACTTTGTAAGCACACAGATAAGGGAATGTGCGAGTATTGTTCGCCATTGCCGCCATGGGACAAGGGATACCAGCAGGAACATAACATCAAGCATATTTCATTCCATGCTCATATTAACGAGCTGAACTCCTTGACAAATAGAAAAGAGTCAGGATCGTCGTATATATCGCCACTTTCAGAGTCCaatttcaagatcaacaagaattGTCCGGCGGGCCATGATCCTTGGCCAAAAGGAATCTGTTCCAAATGCCAGCCCTCCGCGGTCACGCTTCAGAGACAAAACTTCAGAATGGTAGACCATGTGGAATTCCAAGATAGcgagatcatcaacgaATTTATAAACGCCTGGAGATTATCCGGAACCCAAAGAATCGGCCTAATGCTTGGCTCATACGATAGGTACGAGAAAGTGCCTTTGGGAATCAAGGCAAAGGTCGAGGCCATATACGAACTTCCTCAGGTTGACCAAGAGGACGGCATTATACTACAAAACTGggaagaagagcaacaaaTATTGTCTCTAATCAGGAAATTAGACTTGCAGCCAGTCGGCATAATATTCACAGATTTGCTTGACGCCGGAAGCGGGAACGGATCTGTGATTTGCAAAAGACACAAGGACTccttttttctctcttctttAGAGGCGATTTTTGCTATCAAGTGGCAGCTCAAGTTCCCTAACATATGTAAATGGTCGGACTCGGGGATATTCTCATCCAAGTTCGTCACGTGCGTGATATCCGGGAACACCAGTGGCGAGATCGACATAGAAGCATATCAGATTTCTGAGAGTGGAGAAGGCCTGGTCAAGGCTGATCTAATCAGTCCTTCGACACATCCAAATGAGGTTTACATCAACGAACAGAACGACGAAAGATACGTTCCTGAGATTTTTTACCAAAAAATCAACGAGTACGGGCTACAAGTCAAGCAGCACGCGACGCCCAGCTTCCCTGTTGAATATCTTCTGGTATCATTAACTCACGGATTCCCTGAACGGTCGTcgccatttttcaaagcgGGTGCTTCAAACAAGTTCCCTATCGAAAACAGGGCCTATATTGGAGAATCCGCCTCAATGCCTGATCTTAAGAACTATTTGAGCTCTATAAATGGCGATGACATGAGCGTTTTGGCAACGCTTCTGAGCAACTTTCACTTGCTGGTGTATTTTACACTGAACCAAGACATCTTGAGTGGCCATGAatacgagctgctggtggaaattACTCGCAAAATCGGCAAGGGCGAGGAGGCTCTGCCGGATTGCTACAAGCTGGTTGATAGCGACGGGTGGAGGACTCTGCAGACGATCTTGCAAGTCGGCTACTAA
- a CDS encoding heat shock protein Hsp88, translating to MSTPFGVDLGNHSAVVAVAKNRGIDIVVNEVSNRSTPAIVGFGVKNRSIGETGKTQQTSNLKNTVDNLKRILALNADSPDFEVEKKFFTCPLVDKDGYAAAQVRYLGKQEQFTSVQLVAMYLNKLKDIAAKETKGNITDICLAVPVWYTEQQRRAAADACHIAGLNPVRVVNEVTAAAVGYGVFKTDLPEDEPKKVAFVDIGHSSYTVSIGAVKKGELRILGSAYDKHFGGRDFDKAIAEHFADEFKEKYKIDIRTNPKGYNRVLVAAEKLKKVLSANSQAPFNIESVMNDVDVSSQLTREELEEMVKPLLDRIHVPIEKALEVAGLKAEDLDSVEVIGGCTRVPSVKARLAEVFGKPLSFTLNQDEAIAKGAAFICAMHSPTLRVRPFKFEDINSFSVTYYWDKDAEDTDHLEVFPKGGVFPSTKLITLYRTSDFEIEAKYTHPDQLPKGTRPEIAKWKISGVEVPEGQDSAICKLKVRNDPSGFFTIESAYIVEEKEVKELVENPEAKPEDEPEYKIVKKLVKTKDLNIEYEGLALPKDVLAEFFEQEGKMVAEDKLVAETEDRKNALEEYIYELRGKLEDQYADFASPEEKEKLSKLLMDTEEWLYDEGDDSTKAKYIAKYEELASIGNLIKGRYNAKQEELRQELRAKQEAAQAAAMAEKLAAERAAQKAAGDEKKTEGESQDKDGDVDMAEDLD from the coding sequence ATGTCTACTCCATTTGGTGTTGATTTAGGAAATCACAGCGCagttgttgctgttgcgAAGAACAGAGGTATTGATATTGTTGTGAATGAAGTTTCCAACAGAAGCACCCCAGCTATCGTTGGGTTTGGCGTGAAAAATAGATCCATTGGTGAGACAGGAAAGACACAGCAGACATCCAACTTGAAAAACACAGTCGACAACTTGAAACGAATTCTTGCTTTGAACGCTGATTCGCCTGATTTTGAAGTCGAAAAGAAGTTCTTCACCTGTCCATTGGTCGACAAAGACGGATATGCTGCAGCACAAGTGAGATATCTTGGAAAGCAAGAGCAGTTCACATCTGTCCAACTGGTTGCCATGTACTTGAATAAATTGAAAGACATTGCTGCCAAGGAAACCAAGGGCAACATCACCGATATCTGTTTGGCTGTTCCTGTCTGGTACACTGAGCAACaaagaagagcagcagctgatGCTTGCCACATTGCCGGCCTGAATCCGGTGAGAGTCGTCAATGAGGTCaccgctgctgctgttggaTACGGTGTGTTCAAGACCGATTTGCCAGAGGACGAGCCAAAGAAGGTTGCCTTCGTCGACATTGGCCACTCCTCCTACACCGTTTCCATCGGTGCTGTGAAAAAAGGAGAGCTCAGGATTCTGGGCTCTGCTTACGACAAACactttggaggcagagaTTTCGACAAAGCAATTGCAGAACATTTCGCTGACgagttcaaagagaaatACAAGATCGACATCAGAACCAACCCTAAGGGATACAACAGAGTCCTGGTCGCTGCTGAGAAATTAAAGAAAGTGCTGTCCGCCAACTCGCAAGCTCCATTTAACATTGAGTCTGTCATGAACGATGTTGATGTTTCCTCTCAGTTGACCAGAGAGGAGCTTGAGGAGATGGTCAAGCCATTGCTTGACAGAATCCACGTTCCAATCGAGAAAGCTTTGGAAGTTGCTGGTCTGAAGGCCGAGGACCTGGATTCCGTTGAGGTCATTGGTGGATGTACCAGAGTTCCATCTGTGAAGGCCAGACTTGCTGAGGTGTTTGGCAAGCCACTTTCCTTCACTTTGAACCAGGACGAGGCCATTGCTAAGGGTGCTGCCTTCATCTGTGCTATGCACTCTCCAACCTTGAGAGTCAGACCGTTCAAGTTTGAGGATATTAACAGCTTCTCTGTCACCTACTACTGGGACAAGGATGCTGAGGACACTGACCACTTGGAGGTGTTCCCTAAGGGAGGCGTTTTCCCATCCACCAAGCTGATCACCTTATACAGAACCTCTGACTTTGAGATTGAGGCTAAATACACCCATCCAGACCAGCTGCCTAAGGGAACTCGTCCAGAGATCGCCAAGTGGAAGATTTCTGGCGTTGAGGTTCCTGAGGGACAGGATTCTGCCATCTGCAAGCTGAAGGTCAGAAACGATCCATCTGGCTTCTTCACCATCGAGTCGGCTTACATTGttgaggagaaggaggtcaaggagcttgtggagaATCCAGAAGCCAAGCCAGAGGACGAGCCAGAGTACAAGATTGTCAAGAAACTCGTCAAGACCAAGGATCTGAACATTGAGTACGAAGGATTGGCCTTGCCAAAAGACGTTCTGGCCGAGTTCTTCGAGCAAGAAGGAAAGATGGTTGCCGAGGACAAGCTTGTCGCAGAGACCGAGGACAGAAAGAACGCTTTGGAGGAGTACATCTACGAATTGAGAGGTAAGCTGGAGGACCAATACGCGGACTTTGCCTCTCctgaggagaaggagaagctgtCCAAACTGTTGATGGACACAGAGGAGTGGCTTTATGACGAGGGTGATGATTCCACCAAGGCCAAGTACATTGCTAAGTACGAGGAGTTGGCCTCTATTGGTAACTTGATCAAGGGCAGATACAACGCCAAGCAAGAGGAGTTGAGACAAGAGTTGAGAGCTAAGCAGGAGGCTGCGCAAGCCGCTGCGATGGCCGAGAAGCTTGCTGCTGAGAGAGCAGCTCAAAAGGCTGCAGGTGACGAGAAAAAGACCGAGGGAGAGAGCCAGGATAAAGATGGAGACGTTGACATGGCTGAGGATCTAGACTAA
- a CDS encoding serine/threonine kinase 23: MSFLPSKESTNNNEAPKMNRNKENASTDPANPTTSKLSLALKEAGEELPDPHEHHFEHEEEILKEVTQKLTNLKDEDLTKANPQATMTSINEHVVEGENIKEPTSLKQLLQAQLGEDISNDSDTDSDVDPANEEDMEDYVPGGYHPAYLGETYKDDRYVLVRKLGWGHFSTVWLAKDTHENRHVAMKVVRSAKSYRETAIDEIKLLSKINHTDPQHPGHRHLIKLLDYFDHQGPNGTHICMVFEVLGENLLSLIRRYKHKGLPIKFVKQIAKQILLASDFLHRQCGIIHTDIKPENILLEIEDVEKLVKYLEDSQRERKLLRRVSSKLKESGGEASSSSLDEEKRQIPFRKSRHSRRQTLVTGSQPLPSPLRSKSNSFFVSPLQSSISTFAGRTVGNIPIRSETSHQDLQFLLDKSFKESDPFSAEPPREDELDDDDLITVKIADLGNACWVHRHFTDDIQTRQYRAPEVILGANWGCSSDIWSVGCLLFELLTGDYLFDPTEGPTFSKNDDHLAQIIELVGPISRHVLEEGYNTKRYFHSDMKTLRQIKNLKPWPLESVLMEKYKFSETDSREISDFLGCMLITDPKFRMDAAGLSNHFWLNDCGSFGYIDREPGTRGEDVGAGWYREVRKHH; the protein is encoded by the coding sequence ATGTCCTTCCTGCCCTCCAAAGAGAGCACCAATAACAATGAGGCACCAAAAATGAACAGAAACAAGGAAAATGCGTCTACCGACCCAGCAAACCCAACCACGTCGAAACTATCGCTTGCGTTGAAAGAAGCTGGCGAGGAATTGCCGGACCCACACGAGCACCATTTTGAGCACGAAGAGgagatcctcaaagaaGTGACACAGAAATTGACGAACCTGAAAGATGAAGATCTTACCAAGGCCAATCCCCAGGCTACTATGACCTCCATAAACGAGCACGTTGTGGAAGGAGAAAATATCAAGGAGCCGACAAGTCTGAAACAGCTTTTGCAAGCACAACTGGGAGAAGATATTTCAAACGATTCTGACACAGACTCAGATGTGGACCCGGCAAATGAGGAAGATATGGAAGACTACGTTCCTGGCGGCTATCATCCGGCTTACCTCGGGGAAACATACAAAGATGATCGATACGTTCTGGTGCGAAAACTGGGATGGGGCCATTTTTCAACCGTCTGGCTTGCCAAAGACACACATGAGAATAGACATGTTGCTATGAAGGTTGTGCGGAGCGCCAAATCCTACAGAGAGACAGCCAttgacgaaatcaagcttttgtccaaaatcaaTCACACCGACCCGCAACATCCAGGCCACAGGCATCTCATCAAATTACTGGACTACTTCGACCATCAAGGACCTAACGGAACTCACATTTGCATGGTTTTCGAAGTGTTGGGCGAAAACTTATTGAGTCTGATCCGTAGATACAAGCACAAAGGTCTGCCGATCAAGTTTGTGAAACAGATTGCCAAACAAATCCTACTGGCGTCAGATTTTCTACATCGTCAATGTGGCATAATCCATACCGACAtcaaaccagaaaacatTCTTCTGGAGATCGAAGAtgtggaaaagctggtcAAGTATCTAGAAGACTCTCAGAGAGAGAGAAAGCTACTGAGAAGGGTATCGTCCAAACTCAAAGAATCTGGCGGGGAGGCTAGTTCGTCATCGCTCGACGAAGAGAAGAGACAGATACCGTTTAGGAAGAGCCGTCATTCAAGACGCCAAACGCTAGTGACAGGGTCACAGCCCCTTCCGTCGCCGCTGAGATCTAAATCCAATTCGTTTTTCGTTTCACCGCTACAGTCTTCAATTTCTACATTTGCCGGTAGAACCGTCGGAAATATCCCTATTCGTTCGGAAACATCTCACCAAGATCTACAAtttctgctggacaagaGTTTCAAGGAGTCGGACCCGTTTTCTGCTGAGCCACCGCGGGAGGATGAGcttgacgatgatgacCTGATTACAGTGAAGATAGCAGACTTGGGAAACGCGTGCTGGGTTCATAGACATTTCACCGACGATATTCAGACCAGGCAATACAGGGCTCCAGAAGTGATTCTGGGAGCCAATTGGGGATGTTCATCTGATATCTGGTCGGTGGGGTGTTTGTTGTTTGAGCTTCTGACCGGAGACTATCTTTTCGATCCTACCGAGGGCCCTACCTTCAGCAAGAATGACGACCATCTGGCGCAGATAATCGAGCTGGTTGGCCCCATATCGCGTCACGTGCTGGAGGAAGGTTACAACACTAAGAGATATTTCCATTCCGACATGAAGACACTGCGCCAGATCAAGAATCTAAAGCCATGGCCACTTGAGAGCGTACTTATGGAGAAATATAAGTTCAGCGAGACGGACTCACGCGAGATCAGCGATTTTCTAGGCTGCATGTTGATCACCGATCCCAAGTTCCGGATGGATGCTGCTGGGCTATCTAATCACTTCTGGTTGAACGACTGTGGCTCATTCGGGTATATTGACCGCGAGCCAGGGACGAGAGGTGAAGATGTCGGTGCTGGGTGGTACAGAGAGGTGCGCAAGCACCATTAA
- a CDS encoding Alkaline dihydroceramidase, involved in sphingolipid metabolism has translation MVSFDYPAKLPESYVGFWGPVTATIDWCEENYIFTPYIAEVVNSFTNFIFVALAMGHLWSTYKNHFGSLYVFISIGFASVGIGSFLFHMTLRYEYQLMDELPMVYVTALPFGYIFSWNQPRPIQYAWIVGTFTATALFTYIYIYVQRDPAFHQAFYAILNFGVIYKTIRTIHLKVTNPNARKTMYKMLVLAVSLFVFGFFIWNLDFLLCPNLIDWRRNILGIPLGVVTEGHGWWHIFTGLGVYYFIIYNQLLHTWMTDQQDKYKLVWHGIFAEVQLQKPKNE, from the coding sequence ATGGTGTCTTTTGATTATCCGGCAAAGCTTCCGGAGTCCTATGTTGGATTTTGGGGGCCTGTCACCGCCACGATCGACTGGTGTGAGGAAAACTACATTTTCACACCATACATTGCCGAAGTGGTAAATAGCTTCACCAATTTCATATTTGTGGCCCTGGCAATGGGCCATCTGTGGAGTACATACAAGAACCATTTTGGGAGTCTGTACGTGTTTATCTCCATCGGTTTTGCATCAGTCGGGATCGGCTCATTCCTGTTCCACATGACCCTGCGTTACGAGTATCAGCTGATGGATGAGCTGCCCATGGTCTATGTCACGGCCCTCCCGTTCGGCTACATTTTCAGTTGGAACCAGCCGCGCCCAATACAATATGCCTGGATAGTTGGTACCTTTACTGCGACCGCGTTGTTCACTTACATTTATATATATGTGCAGAGGGACCCAGCCTTTCATCAGGCGTTTTACGCTATTCTCAATTTTGGGGTGATCTACAAAACGATTAGGACTATCCACCTGAAGGTCACAAATCCAAATGCAAGAAAGACTATGTATAAGATGCTTGTATTGGCAGTGTCTTTATTTGTTTTTGGCTTCTTCATCTGGAACCTGGATTTCTTGCTATGTCCTAATCTTATAGACTGGCGTCGTAACATTCTCGGCATTCCATTGGGTGTTGTGACCGAGGGCCATGGGTGGTGGCACATCTTTACTGGTCTGGGAGTCTATTACTTTATTATTTACAACCAGCTGTTACACACGTGGATGACCGATCAGCAAGACAAATACAAGCTTGTGTGGCATGGAATATTTGCCGAGGTGCAACTCcaaaagccaaaaaatgAGTGA
- a CDS encoding Alkaline dihydroceramidase, involved in sphingolipid metabolism, translating to MSPVKFLSPFEYKEPQQGFWGPVTSTIDWCEENYVISPYFAELVNATTNLSFYFLSLNLVRSAIVNKHGLMFVFVSIGMCIVGIGSWLFHMTLKYEFQLLDELPMIYVTAIPFAYIFGLETKSKVKRFSVYGLTAVVIAALTYIYCSVYKNPELHQASYAILNFAIVFKSLSLVKKHVTDYNQRHFLYKFVGFALFEFLFGFLVWNLDTFYCSELIRVRRLVGLPFGALLLEGHGWWHILTSLGIFHFILYNQLLNVWYHGVQDQYELIWKLGMPFEVRLKQSPSPKPLKDEKKAIK from the coding sequence ATGTCACCAGTGAAGTTTCTGTCTCCATTTGAATACAAGGAGCCTCAGCAAGGGTTCTGGGGTCCAGTGACTTCAACAATCGACTGGTGTGAGGAAAACTATGTGATCTCTCCCTATTTTGCAGAGCTTGTTAACGCCACCACGAACCTCTCGTTCTACTTTCTCTCGCTCAACCTGGTGCGTTCGGCTATTGTCAACAAGCATGGACTGATGTTTGTCTTTGTGTCCATCGGTATGTGCATCGTTGGAATCGGTTCCTGGTTGTTCCACATGACTTTGAAATATGAATTCCAATTATTAGACGAGCTCCCAATGATTTACGTCACAGCTATCCCATTTGCCTACATTTTTGGGCTGGAAACAAAGTCCAAGGTGAAGAGGTTCTCAGTTTATGGACTCACTGCAGTCGTCATCGCAGCATTAACTTATATCTACTGCTCGGTGTACAAAAATCCTGAGCTTCACCAGGCTTCCTATGCAATTCTCAATTTTGCCATAGTGTTCAAGTCACTATCCTTGGTGAAAAAACACGTTACGGACTACAACCAGAGACACTTTCTTTATAAATTCGTTGGCTTTGCTctgtttgagtttctgTTCGGATTTTTAGTTTGGAATCTCGACACCTTCTATTGCTCGGAACTGATCAGAGTCAGGAGACTGGTTGGCCTCCCATTTGGGGCATTGTTGCTGGAAGGACATGGATGGTGGCACATTCTCACCTCTTTGGGGATCTTCCATTTCATTCTCTACAACCAGCTCCTTAACGTGTGGTACCATGGGGTCCAGGACCAATATGAGCTGATTTGGAAGTTAGGCATGCCTTTTGAGGTTAGACTGAAACAGAGTCCATCGCCAAAGCCGTTGAAAGATGAGAAAAAGGCCATTAAATAG